A stretch of Clostridiales bacterium DNA encodes these proteins:
- a CDS encoding type II secretion system protein: MRNKKGFTLIELIVVLAIILVLATIASPAIFSYVKSAQQRADQASAKQIQAAISLLFALDSGNEHIDNVTGGVMWSQRSKNYIRAFVSDKLGSGSKIIPTGYNPENLGENPDTTKNYKEGDSYPIIPRPKENLHAFYMYLLPPYTVVSLKVNDDNTSGTSASGILYKTGEISKDVNDTYLKLRYPITNYPQVGAGTGSYEATDGETAREGTSVALDFATTGFSGSVATVGKASLTHVGWLNRGVDYNVTDGEEYWIDTEPEGWTAPTPTPNNP, translated from the coding sequence ATGAGAAATAAAAAAGGTTTTACGTTAATAGAGTTAATAGTAGTTTTAGCAATTATATTAGTTTTGGCAACAATAGCGTCACCAGCTATATTTTCATATGTAAAGTCTGCACAACAAAGAGCGGACCAGGCCAGTGCTAAGCAAATACAAGCAGCAATATCACTTTTATTTGCGCTAGATAGTGGTAATGAACATATAGATAACGTAACTGGAGGTGTAATGTGGAGCCAAAGAAGTAAAAACTATATAAGAGCATTCGTAAGTGACAAGCTTGGTTCGGGTAGTAAAATTATTCCAACAGGATATAATCCAGAGAATCTAGGAGAAAATCCGGATACGACTAAAAATTATAAAGAAGGTGATTCATATCCAATTATACCAAGACCAAAAGAAAATTTACATGCATTTTATATGTATTTGTTGCCACCATATACAGTAGTTTCATTAAAAGTAAATGATGATAATACATCAGGAACATCAGCAAGTGGTATTTTGTATAAAACAGGAGAGATAAGCAAAGATGTGAATGACACTTATTTAAAGTTAAGATATCCAATTACTAATTATCCTCAAGTTGGAGCAGGGACTGGAAGTTATGAAGCAACAGATGGCGAAACTGCAAGAGAAGGAACTAGTGTTGCATTGGATTTTGCTACAACAGGATTTTCTGGATCAGTTGCTACAGTTGGTAAAGCAAGTTTGACACATGTAGGATGGTTAAATAGAGGAGTGGACTACAACGTGACAGATGGAGAAGAATATTGGATAGATACTGAACCAGAAGGATGGACTGCACCTACACCTACACCTAATAATCCATGA